The proteins below come from a single Streptomyces sp. SCSIO 75703 genomic window:
- a CDS encoding class I SAM-dependent methyltransferase, which translates to MPTPRETAVYTHGHHESVLRSHTWRTAANSAAYLLGSLRPDMRVLDVGCGPGTITADLAELVPDGRVTGVDREPAILERARAGAAERGLGHVDFTAGDVHALSFPDDSFDVVHAHQVLQHVGDPVAALREMRRVVRPGGLVAVRDADYGAMTWYPEIPGLDDWLGLYRRVARANGGEPDAGRRLRAWALEAGFTDVTATSATWTFATPEERRWWSGLWAERTVASAYAGRATSGGHATDTELRAVSAAWRRWGERPEGWFAVLHGEILCREPGRGDAERT; encoded by the coding sequence ATGCCGACACCGCGGGAGACCGCCGTCTACACGCACGGGCACCACGAGTCGGTGCTGCGGTCGCACACCTGGCGCACCGCCGCCAACTCCGCCGCCTACCTGCTCGGTTCGCTGCGCCCGGACATGAGGGTCCTGGACGTCGGCTGCGGACCGGGCACCATCACCGCCGACCTGGCCGAACTGGTACCGGACGGCCGCGTCACGGGCGTGGACCGGGAGCCGGCCATCCTGGAGCGGGCACGCGCCGGCGCCGCCGAACGGGGCCTCGGGCACGTCGACTTCACGGCCGGGGACGTGCACGCCCTGAGCTTCCCGGACGACTCCTTCGACGTGGTCCACGCCCACCAGGTGCTCCAGCACGTCGGCGACCCGGTGGCGGCGCTGCGCGAGATGCGCCGCGTGGTCCGGCCGGGCGGACTGGTCGCCGTCCGCGACGCCGACTACGGCGCCATGACCTGGTATCCGGAGATCCCCGGCCTGGACGACTGGCTCGGCCTCTACCGCCGGGTGGCCCGCGCCAACGGGGGCGAGCCGGACGCCGGGCGACGTCTGCGGGCCTGGGCGCTGGAGGCGGGCTTCACCGACGTCACGGCGACCTCCGCCACGTGGACCTTCGCCACGCCGGAGGAACGGCGGTGGTGGAGCGGCCTGTGGGCGGAGCGCACGGTGGCCTCGGCGTACGCCGGCCGGGCCACGTCCGGCGGCCACGCGACGGACACGGAACTGCGGGCCGTCTCGGCCGCGTGGCGGCGGTGGGGGGAACGGCCCGAGGGCTGGTTCGCCGTGCTGCACGGGGAGATCCTGTGCCGCGAGCCCGGCCGGGGAGACGCGGAGCGCACCTGA
- a CDS encoding gas vesicle protein K has translation MSDAGTDRPRRRRNHLDLDPDTVERDLVKLVLTVVELLRQLMERQALRRVDEGDLNEEQEERIGLTLMLLDDRMTELRERYGLRPEDLNLDLGPLGPLLPRE, from the coding sequence GTGAGCGACGCGGGAACGGACCGGCCCCGGCGCCGCCGTAACCACCTCGACCTCGACCCCGACACCGTCGAGCGGGACCTGGTCAAACTGGTGCTGACGGTGGTGGAGCTGCTGCGCCAGCTCATGGAACGTCAGGCCCTGCGCCGGGTCGACGAGGGCGATCTGAACGAGGAGCAGGAGGAGCGGATCGGGCTGACCCTGATGCTGCTCGACGACCGCATGACCGAACTGCGCGAGCGCTACGGGCTCCGGCCCGAGGACCTCAACCTGGACCTCGGCCCGCTCGGCCCCTTGTTGCCCCGCGAGTGA
- a CDS encoding gas vesicle protein: MTVVERREIALVDLLDRLLAGGVVITGDITLRIADVDLVRIDLNALISSVNRNVGSPFEEPT; this comes from the coding sequence ATGACCGTCGTCGAACGCCGTGAGATCGCCCTCGTCGACCTGCTGGACCGGCTGCTGGCCGGCGGCGTCGTCATCACCGGCGACATCACCCTGCGCATCGCCGACGTGGACCTGGTCCGCATCGACCTCAACGCGCTGATCAGCTCGGTCAACCGCAACGTCGGCTCGCCCTTCGAGGAGCCGACGTGA